A stretch of DNA from Phenylobacterium koreense:
CCGGCCGCTCGATGGAGGACATCGCCGCCGGCAAGGGCAAGGCGCCCACCCCGTTCATGACCGCCAGCCAGCGCAAGGCCGACAGCGTCTGGCAGTCCCGGCCCCGCGATGCGGCCCCCGCGGGCGTCGCCGCCGCCATGCCCGATTTCATCGAGCCGCAGCTCTGCAAGTCCGTGACGCGTCCGCCACCCGGCGGCGGCTGGGCGCACGAAGTGAAGTTCGACGGCTATCGGCTGCAGATCCGGGTGAAAGACGGCAAGGCCATAATCCGTACGCGGAAGGGCCTCGACTGGACGAAGAAGTTCGCCGCCATCGGTAAGGCGGCGGAGGGGATGCCCGACTGCATCCTCGATGGCGAGGCGGTCGCCCTGGATGCGGACGGACAGCCGAACTTCCCCGCACTCCAAGCCGCGCTGTCGGGCGGACGCAGCGAGGACCTGATCTATTTCGCCTTCGACCTGCTTTTCCTCGATGGACGCGACCTCCGCGGCCTGCCCCTGAAGGAGCGCAAGGCGAAGCTGCAGGCGCTGCTGGGAGCGGACGAACCGCGCCTGCGCTATGTCGAGCATTTCGAAACCTCGGGCGATGCGGTCTGGCAATCGGCCTGCCGGCTGGAGCTGGAAGGCATCGTCTCCAAGAGGCTGGACGCGCCGTATCGCTCCGGCCGGGGCGAGGCCTGGATGAAGGCCAAGTGCCGCGGCGGCCATGAGGTGGTGATCGGCGGCTGGACCGGCGAGAAGGGGCGGATGCGTTCGCTACTGGTCGGCGTCTATCGCGATGAGGGGCTGGTTTATGTCGGCCGCGTCGGCACCGGCTTCGGCAGCGAGGTCGTCCGCAAGCTGCTGCCGAAGCTGGAAGCGGTAAAGGCGACCAAGAACCCGTTCACCGGTCCCAACGCCCCTCGCAAGGTGGGCGACATTACCTGGGCCAAGCCTGAACTCGTGGCCGAGATCGAGTTCGCGGGATTCACCGGCGACGGCAATGTTCGCCAGGCCTCCTTCAAGGGGCTGCGCGAGGACAAGCCGGCCAAGGACGTCGAAGCGGAGGAACCCATGCCCGCGGAAAAGGCCGAACTCACCGAGCCGACGCCCAAGCCGGCCGCGTCCCGGCGCAAGGGACAGGCCGTGGTCATGGGCGTGACCATCTCCAATCCGGACAAGCCGCTCTGGCCCAACTCGGCCGACAGCGACGAGCCGGTCACCAAGCTCGAGCTGGCGCAATACATGGAGGCCGTAGCCGACTGGATGATGCCGCACATCGAGGGCCGGCCTTGCTCCATCGTGCGCACGCCCGACGGGATCGACGGCGAGCGGTTCTTTCAGCGGCACGCCGGCGCCGGAGCCTCCGACCTCATCTCCCAGGTCGAGGTGTTCGGCGACCACAAGCCCTACATCCAGGTCGACCGGCCCGAGGCCCTGGCCGCCTTGGCCCAGAGCGGCGCCAGCGAATACCACCCCTGGAACTGCCGGGCCCACGAACCGGAGACGCCCGGCCGCCTGATCTTCGACCTCGACCCGGCGCCGGACGTCACCTTCGATGACGTGATCGCAGCGGCCCGCGACGTGCGCGACCATCTGGAGGCGGTCGGCCTCATCGCGTTCTGCAAGACCACCGGTGGCAAGGGCCTCCACGTCGTCACCCCGCTCGCCCCGCCGACGGGCGAACTCGACTGGCCGACGGCCAAGGCTTTCGCGAAGACATTGTGCGAGCGCATGGCCAAGGACGAGCCCGAACGCTTCGTCGTCAACATGTCCAAGGCCAAGCGCGGCGGGCGCATTTTCCTGGACTATCTGCGCAACGACCGACTTTCGACGGCGGTGGCGCCGCTCTCGCCCCGCGCCCGGGATGGAGCCACGGTGTCCTTCCCGCTCAACTGGACCCAGGTGCGAGCAGGCCTCGATCCGCGGCGCTACACCATCCGCACGACCCCCGCCCTGCTCACCAAGACCAGCGCGTGGGCCGACTATTTCGAGAGCGAGCGGTCACTGGAGACCGCGATCAAGCGTCTGGGCTGAAACATCGCGCCTTAGCTTCGCCGTGAACATGAACGACAGCCAACCCGAACGGTTCAGCTAGGGCTCAAGCTCACCGGCGTAGGGTCTGGCTGTGTTTGAGTTTTTGAGGACCGACATGAAAAAAATCCTGTCCGCCGCCGTCGCCCTGTCGATTCTGGCGAGCGCCGGCGTCGCTTCCGCCCAGCCCTACCACAACAACGATCGAGCCAAGGCCGAGCGCCAGTACGATCGCCGGGTGGACAAGGCCGAGCGCCAATACAACAAGGACGTCCGCAAGGCCGAGCGCAAGTACCGCGCCGCGGCCTACAAGAAACCGCCGGGCTACCAGTATCGCTACTGGAACCGGGGCGACCGCCTGCCGCCGGCCTATCGCGCCGAGCGCTATCGGATCACCAACTACCGGACCTATCACCTGCCGCCCCCGCCCCGCGGCTACTACTACACCCGTGTCGACAACGACGTGGTGCTGACCGCGGCGGCCACAGGCATCATCACCTCGGTGATCGTGGGCCTGTTCCAGTAACGATCAGGACGCCCGCTTTCGAGCGGGCGTCTTCCGCGCCGCGCTCTTCTTGGCGGGCGCGCGACGTTCTGCGGGGCGGCGCTTGCCCGCCCCGCCGCTCTCGCCCAGGCTGCGGCGCAGGGCTTCCATGAGGTCGATGACCTCCGCTTCCTTTGGCTCGGGGGCGGCCACGGTTCGTCCGTGGTGAGCCTCCTTCTCTGCGATCAGCTTGCGCAGAGCATCCTCGTAGCGGTCGTTGAACTCGCTCGGATCGAACGGGCCTTCGAGCTGCTCGATGATCTTCTCGGCGATGGCGACCATCTTGGGGTCGGCCTTGGTGTCGGGTATCCGGTCGAAGTACTCCGCCGGGTCGCGGACTTCCCTGTTGTTACGCAGGGTGTAGGCGAGGATTCCCATGTCCCGCGGCTCCAGCGCCATCAGCCGTTCGCGCTGGTGCATCACCACCCTGGCCAGGGCCAGCTTCCCAGCTCCCTCCATCGCCTCGCGGATGACGCCGAACGCCTCGGCCGCCAGCTCGCCGTCGGGGGTGAGGAAATAGGGATCGTTCCAATAGAGCCGGTCGATCTCGTCGGCGTCCACAAACCGCTCGATGTCGATGGTGCGCGTGGTTTCCAGGCGGACGTTCCTGATCTCGTCGTCGGTGACGACGACGTACCGCCCCTTCTCGATCTCGTAGCCCTTGACGATGTCGGCGCGATCCACGGGTCCGGTCTCCGGGTCCGTCGGGATCATCCGGATGCGGTTGTGGGTCTGCTTGTGCAGCATGTTGAACGAGACATCGGCGCTACGCGCAGTCGCGGTGTAAAGCGCCACCGGGCAGCTCACCAGCGACAGGCGCAGATAGCCCTGCCATGTGGGACGCGCGGCCATCGGTTCAGACTCCCCTGCAGAGGCCAGAGTCCTCAAACGCCGCCGCGGGCGTTCAGTTCGCGTCCAAGGCAAGGCTTGGCAGGGCGGCGGCCTGCTGGGCGTCGAGCTGCGGCTTGCGGAAATTCGTCCGGACCGCATTCTGCGCGCCGAACTCGGCGAGCTCGTCCTTCGCCGGATCATAGGCGGGCCATGCCGCGTCGCAGGTCGGCGCGCCGGTCTTGGCGAAGGCGACCCAGCACCCGTGCATCAGCCTGGCCATGGCCCGGTCGTCATCTGCGACGGCGCTTTCGGGCGTGCGGCGGCCCCAATATTCGAAGACGTACTGGATCTCCGCAGCATGAGCGGCCGTGGTGATGCCGAATGGCCTAAAGCGCGAGCCTACATAGGAGAAATGATAGAGCCAGGCCGGCGCGCCATCGGCGGCCTGGCCTGCGTACCAGCGAGCCGGAGCGACCATGAAGCGGTCGCCGAAGGCCGCGCGGACGACGGCCTCGTCGCCCTTGGCCGCCTCTGCCTCGTAAGGAGCCCGGTTCGGGGCGAAGTTCGCCACCATGCGGGCCGGGTCGTCGAGCTTGCGGCCGAGCAGCGAGTCCTCGCCCGAATTGGCCCCGATGATCAGCGGCACATCGATCTCATGGCCCGAGGCGAAGGCCTGGGCCGGGGTGCGGGTCATCAGCTTGCCGTCGACGAAAGGGCCATATTCGCCGGTCAAAGTCTCCGCGATCAGCCGATCGGCCGGGACCGCGCGCAGGCCCGCCAGCGTCGGCTGGTCGCCGAGGCCGAGCCTGGTCGCGGCGGCCTGGCCCTCGGCCTCCTTGGCGGCCAGGGTCTTAGGCGGCGACCATCCGCCGCCCGACTGCACCGCCGCCCGTTGGAAGAGGCCTTTGGCCTTGGGCGCGGCAAGGATCGCCAGGGTGCTGGAGCCGCCGGCGCTCTCGCCAAACAGGGTGACGTTCGCAGGATCGCCCCCGAAGGCGGCGATGTTGCGCTGGACCCATTCCAGGGCCGCGATCTGGTCCATCAGGCCATAGTTGCCGACCGGCGCCTTGCCGGCGGCCTTGGTGATGGCGGGATGGGCGAAGTAGCCCAGCGGGCCCAGGCGGTAGTTGATCGCCACTAGGATGACCCCGTCGCGGGCGAAGTTCTGGCCGTCATAGACCCAGCCAGCCCCCGTTCGATGGGAGCCGCCATGGATCCAGACCATGACCGGCGCCTTCTTCGCCCCCTTGGGTGCGAAGACGTTGAGCTGCAGGCAGTCCTCGCTGACCGGACCGTTGGCGCTGCCCTCGTTGGGCGAGCCGTCCTCGTTCATCTTCTGCGGGCAGGAGGGGCCGTTGGTGGTGGCGTCACGCTCGCTGCTCCAGGCCAGCGGCCGCTTGGGCGGCGCCCAGCGCAGGTCGCCCACCGGCGGGGCGGCGTAGGGGACGTTGCGGAAGATGTCCGCCCGCTCGGTCGAGGCGCCGGCCAGCACGCCGCTTTCCACCTTGACCTTGGGCGCCTGCGCATGGGCGGCGCTCGCGATGGCGGCGGCTCCGAAGACGATCGTACCTAGACGCAGCATTGGCCTTCCCCCTTAGCGGCGGGGGAGGATTTAGCGGCCTTGGCCGGCGGTCAAGATATCAGTGGAAATCCCGGCTACGGATCAGGCGGCCGGTCACGCGGTTGCGGATCTGTGGCGCGACGCCATCGGGCTCCTCCTTCATCTCGGCCAGGCGGTGGGAGAGGTCGGTGAAGCGGCGGGCGACCACGTGGACCACATTGCTTTCGCTCTGGATCTGACCGTGGACCACCAGGAAGGACGAGGTCATGACCAGCCGGCGGTTGGCCTCGAAGGCGTCCTTCCAGACCACGATGTTGGCGACGCCGGTCTCGTCCTCCAGGGTGAGGAAGGTCACACCCTTGGCGGTGCCGGGGCGCTGGCGCACCAGCACCAGACCGCCGACCGAGACCAGCTTGCGGTCAGGCAGCTTCGCCAGGTCCCTGGCCTTCACCGCACCCAGGCTGTCCAGGCTTTCGCGGAAGAAGCCACAAGGGTGGGCGCGCAGGGACAGGCTGGTGGTCCGGTAGTCCTCGGTAACCTCCTGGGGCAGGCTCATCAGGGGCAGCTCCACCTGGCGTTCCTTCACCCCCATGGCCGCCAGCAACGGGGCGTTCTTCAGGCTGCCGGCCTCGTCGGCGAGGCCCTTCACCGCCCAGAGGGCCTGGCGCCGGGTGAGCCCCAGCGAGGTGAAGGCGTCGGCCTCGGCCAGCAGCTCCAGAGACCGGCGGGTGAGGCCCGCCTGGACGGCGAAGTCCTCGATCGAGCGGACGCCGGCCTCACGCGCGGCGACCAGCCGCTTGGCCTCCTCCTCGCCGAACCCCTTGATCTGGCGCAGGCCCAGCCGCACCGCCCGCAGATCTCCTGGCTTGGTCGCCGGCTCCAAAGTGCAGTCCCAATCGCTGGCCAGCACGTCCGGCCCGCGCACCTCCACACCATGCTCGCGGGCGTCCCGCACCAGTTGGGCCGGCTGGTAGAAGCCCATGGGCTGACTGTTCAGCAGCGAGGCCAGGAAGGCGTCCGGCCAATGCCGTTTCACCCAGGCAGAGGCGTAGACCAGCAAGGCGAAGCTGATGGCGTGGCTTTCAGGGAAGCCATAGGAGCCGAAGCCCTCGATCTGCTTGAAGCAGCGCTCGGCGAACTCCCGCTCGTAGCCGCGATTGGCCATGCCGTCGATGAACCGCGCCCTGAAGTCACTGACATTGCCGAGGTTCTTGAAAGTCGCCATCGACCGCCGCAGCCGGTTGGCGTCGGCGTCGCTGAAGTCGGCCGCGGTGATCGCCAAGCGCATGGCCTGCTCCTGGAATAGCGGCACGCCGAGGGTCTTCTGGAGGATGTCTCTCAGCTCATTCGGGTCGTGCGGCGGCTTGGGCTTTGGATAGTCGATCCGATCCTTACCTTCCCGTCGGCGCAGATAGGGATGGACCATGTCACCCTGGATCGGGCCTGGCCGCACGATGGCGACCTCGATCACCAGGTCATAGAACTCCCTGGGCTTCAGCCGCGGCAGCATCGACATCTGCGCCCGGCTCTCGACCTGGAACACCCCGATGGAGTCCGCGCGCGAGAGCATCTTGTAGACCTCCGCATCCTCCTGCGGCAGGTCGGCGATATCGATGACCTTCTTCCCGAGAGCGCTCTCCGGGATCATGTCGAAGCTCTTCTTCAGGGCGGTCAGCATGCCGAGCGCCAGGACGTCGACCTTCATCAGACCCAGCGCGTCGATGTCGTCCTTGTCCCATTCGATGAAGGTCCGGTCCTTCATGGCGGCGTTGCCGATAGGTACGGTCTCGTCCAGCCGGCGCTTGGTGAGCACATAGCCGCCCACATGCTGGGAAAGGTGGCGCGGGAACCTCAGGAGCTGGGTCGCCAGGGTGACGGCACGGCGAATCTCGGGATTGGCCGGATCGAGGCCCGCTTGACGGATGTGGTCGTCGGGAACTCCGTCGCCCCAGCTTCCCCAGACGGTGTTGGCCAAGGCCGCGGTGATGTCCTCGGTCAGGCCCAGGGCCTTGCCGACCTGGCGGATCGCCATCCGCGGACGGTAATGGATGACGGTGGCGACGATCGCCGCCCGATGCCGGCCATATCGCCTATAGACGTACTGCATCACCTCCTCTCGGCGGGCGTGCTCGAAGTCGACGTCAATGTCCGGAGGCTCGCCGCGTTCGTCGGAGATGAAGCGCGAGAACAGCAGGTCCTGGCCCTTCTTGGTCGGATCCACCGCAGTGATGTGCAGGCAGAAGCAGACGACGGAATTGGCCGCCGACCCGCGTCCCTGGCAGAGGATGCCTAGCCGCCGCGCTTCGACCACCACATCGTGGACGGTGAGGAAATAGTTTGGATATTTCAGCTTCTTGATGAGCTTCAGCTCCATCCGGAGCAGGTTTTTCACCTTATCCGGCACACCATCGGGATAGCGCTTTTTGGCGCCGTCCCAGGCGAGCTTGCTCAGATGCTGGATCGCCGTCTTGCCGGGGGGCACCGGCTCGTCCGGATACTCGTAGCGAAGCTGGGAGAGGTCGAACTTCACCCGCTCGGCGATCTCGACCGTACGTTCGACGGCGCCGGGAAAGCGGGCGAAAAGGCGCGCCATCTCGGCCGGCGACTTCAGGTGCCGCTCGGCGTTGGCCTCCAGCCGCAGGCCCGCTTCGTGGATGGTGCAGGTCTCGCGGATGCAGGTCATCACGTCCTGCAGGTTCCGTCGTTCCGGGGCGTGATAGAGGACGTCGTTGGTGGCGACCATCCGCGCGCCGGAGCGCTCGGCCAGCGCCGCCAGCCTGGACAGCCGGTGCAGGTCCCGCGGGCCGTAGCCGCGGGCCGCCGCCAGCCAGACGTCGCCGCGCAGCTCGCCGGCGATGCGCATAAGGTCCGCCTCGAAGCGCTCGTCCAGATGGCTCGGCGGAACTACCAGGACGAGCTGCCCCTGGGCGTGGTCCAGGAAATCGGCCCAGCGAAGCTCGCACTCGCCCTTCTCGGCCCGAAGCTGGCCGATGGTCAGCAGCCGGGTCAGGCGGCCATAGGCTTCCCGATCGGAGGGGTAACAGAGCAGCGAGGGTGATCCATCGGCGAAGTCCAGCCGGCAGCCGGTCAGGGCGCGGACCTCCGGCCCGTTGTTCTCCTTGAGGAAATTGACCTGCGACCAGGCCCGCACTACCCCTGCCAGGGAGTTGCGGTCGCAGATGCCGATCGCCTCCATGCCTAGGAGCCCCGCCCCGCTGACCAGTTCGTCGGGATGCGAGGCCCCGCGCAGGAAGGAGAAGTTGGTGGTGGCCTGGAGCTCGGCGTAGCGGGTCATCCGAACACCCCGTGCATCCACCAGCGGGCCGGCGCACCGGCCTCATAGAGCCCCTCGCGATAGACCCAGAAGCGCGCGCCTTCCTGGTCCTCGACCCGGTAATAGTCGCGGACATGGCGGACGTCGGTCTCGTCGATGTCGCCCCGCCACCATTCCTCGCCGATGCGTTCGGGCCCCTCTGCGTGCAGGACGCGGTGGACGCGCTTGCGCCACTGGAACTGCCGGGGCGGATCGTCCGGCGTCAGGGCCATGACGTTCTCCAGCGGCTCGGGCTGGCGGAAGAGACGCATGGGCCGAGGCGCCTCAGGGTTCCAGGCGCGCGGCGGAACCGGGGCCAGGGGCGCGGCGGGGCGGGCCGACAGCTCTGGCACGTGGCTCTGCACCGGCGCGCTCTTCCAGACCCGGCCCTCGCCCAGGCGGTTGCTGAGCCGGTCCACCAGCGGCGCCAGCCCATCCTCCACCGCAGCCTCGGCGCTGGCGTCCAGGCGGACCTGGCGACCGGCGACGGGCTCCACCTCCTCGGCTTCCAGGGTGACCACCTCGATCCCGAAATCCGGGTCGATGGTCTCGAGCTTGGGGCCGAAGAGCTTGGCGATGCGGACCGGGTCGCGCGCCGCCAGGGCCAGCCCCACTTCCAGCGGCAGGGCCTGACCGTCCACCCGATGGAAGGCGATGCGATAGCGACGCGCGCCTTGTCCTTCCCGCTCCAGCCGGGCGCAGAGCTTGGCGGCGACGTCGCGCGTCACCCTCTGCAGGTCTTCCAGGGCGCTGATCGGCTCGAAGAAGGCCAGGCGCGCGAACCAGGGATGCGGCGGCCGCCGATAGGTCAGGGCCTCGCTCGCCCGGCCCATGGCCTGGTCGATCCGCATCAGGGTGTGCTGGCCGAACCGCCGGGCCAGGGGCGCGCGCGGCATGCCGAGGATCTGGAACAGCATCCGCAGGCCCAACCGCTCCATCTGGGCGGCGGCTTCCGGCTCCAGGCGCAGGGCGGCCGGCGGCAGATAGGCCATCAGGTCGGCCTGGCCGCCCGGTGGGACGATGATCTCCGCGCCCTTGCCGAAATGGGCGAAGGCCCAAGCCGCGCCCGGCGTGTCGGCCACTGCACAGCGCATGAAGATCCCGTTGGCCGCCAGTCGCGCCCGATAGTCGGACACCAGTTGCGCCTCGCCACCCCACAGGTGGTCGACTCCGCTGATGTCGAGGAATAGGCCGTCCGACGCATCCTCGGCGACGGCCGGCGAAAACCGCACCGACCAGTCGGCCAGGGCGGTCAGGGCCTCGGCGTCGGCCTCCGGCTCGGCCTCGGCGGTGGCAAGGCCCGGGACCAGCGCCATGGCGTCGGTCACCTTCTGCCCTGCGAACAGGCCCAGCTTCCGCCCCGCCTTGTCCACCGCTGCGAGGCGACGGACGCTCTTGACGGTTTCGATCAGCGCGAAACCAGATGCTCCCCCCCTGGGGGAGCTGTCAGCCGAACGGCTGACGGAGGGGGCCTCCCCGCCAGGGGAGGTTACCGCGATGGGGGTCGTCTGTTTCGCAGCCCCCTCCGTCTCGATGCTTCGTATCGATCCACCTCCCCCAACGGGGGGAGATCGGGGTTCAGCTCGCCAGGCGTTGCGGCGGCGCCAGTTCGCGATCGCCCAGTTCGGCGACCAGGCGCAAAGGATGCGGGCCATTCTTGGCCTCCCAGACATAGGCGGCGCTCGCCTCCATCAGCCAGGCGCCGCTCCGTCCGCCGCGGCAACGCTCCAGCTCCGCGCGCCAGCGCGGGGGGCCAAGGCCAAACTCTCCCGGGCCAGGTTCGCTGGCCGCAGGCGTGATCTTCCATCGCGTGGCGGCGGCCGAGCCCGCCGTCCCCTTCCGGCCCATCCCGCCGAAGGGACGCCGCCGGATGACGAAGCCGGTGGCGCCATGGGCCTCGCAGGCCAGTTGCAGCCGGCGGCCGGCGGTCAAGTCCACCGCCTCGACCTCGGCGAAGACGGCGGCGACGCCCACCGTCGCAAGGGCGTCCTCGGCCACGGCCAGGGCTTCGTCCTCGTCCCGAGCGCAGACCTGGATCAGGCGTTCGACCGGGAACCCCAGCCCCATCAGGCCGGGCGCAAAGAGGTCGTCCCGCCGCAGGATCCAGACCGCCTCACCCCGACGGGCCAGAGGCGCAGCGACCAGGGCGGCAAAGGCCGCCGCAGACGCGCCCGTCTCGGTCTCCATCCCCTCTCCGAAGAACTCGTGCCACTGGCCCAACGGCAAGCCGCCGCCCGACAGGCAGCGGTCCAGGGCGGCCGCCCCGAACGGCAAGGACTCGGATTCCACCCGTCCCCCCGCCTCGATCGCGGAGATCTTCGCCTTGAGAGCCGCCAGGCGGCCATCGCGAAAACCGGACATGCCCTCATTCCTAAGTTCTATTTTTGTTCTAGTTTTAGACTCCCAAGAGTCAAGCACCTCAAGGTGGCGCCTCCTCAGACGGAGGAGTGTTATGCTGGCTGGAAATGGACGTGAGGGAGCGACATGTCCGCCGCAATCCAGCTTCTCGTCGGCACCCGCAAAGGGGCCTGGATCTATCGAAGCGACGAGGCACGACAGGAGTGGTCGGTGCAAGGCCCGATCTTCCTGGGCCATATCGTCAATCACCTGGTCCTCGATCCCAGGGATGGAAAGACCCTGCTGATGGCCGCGTCCACCGGCCACCTCGGCCCCACCATCTTCCGCTCGGTCGACAGCGGCCAGACCTGGACCGAGGCCCAGCAGCCCCCGGCCTTTCCGAGGGCCGCTGGCGACGGGCCGGCGCGGGCGGTGGACCACAGCTTCTGGCTGGAGCCGGGCCATGCCAGCGAGCCCGGAGTCTGGTGGGCCGGCACCTCGCCGCCCGGCCTCTTCCGCAGCGCCGATGGCGGTGTCACCTGGGAGAGCGTCGCAGGGTTCAACGACCATCCGAAATACTGGGACTGGTGTCCCGCCGATGGCGGCACGCCCGACGGCGCCTTGCTCAACCAGATCCAGATCGACCCCCGCGACAAGGCGCACATCTATATCGCCACCTCCACCGCCGGTGTGTTCGAGAGCCTGGATGAAGGCGCGAACTGGCGGCCGCTCAACCAGGGCGTGGAGGCCAATTTCCTTCCCGATCCCTATCCGGAATACGGCCAGGACGCTCACTACATCGCGCTCGCCCCGACCATGCCCGACCGCATCTGGCAGCAGAACCATTGCGGCATATATCGGCTGGACCGGCCCGCCGAGCGCTGGGATCGAATCGGCGCCGCCATGCCGGGCGAGGTCGGCGATATCGGCTTCACCATCGTTCCCCATCCGCGCGACGCCGACACTGCCTGGGTCTTCCCCATGGACGGCACCGAGGTCTGGCCCAGGACCAGTCCTGGCGGCAGGCCCGCCGTCTATCGCACTCGCGACGCCGGCCGCAGTTGGGAGCGTCAGGACAGCGGCTTCCCCGCCGAGCAGGGCTGGTTCACCGTCAAGCGCCAGGCCTTTTGCGCGGACGCAGGCGCTCCAGTCGGGCTCTATCTCGGCGCGACCAATGGCGAGGTCTGGATGAGCGACGACGAGGGCGCGGCCTGGCGTCCGGTCGCCCGGCATCTACCGGAGATCTATTCGGTGGTGGCGGCGCCGCTCTGATGGTGCAGGTCTTCATTCCCTCGCAGCTCACCTCCTACACCGAAGGGGCCAGCCGGCTGGCAGCCGAGGGCGCGAGCATCGCCCAGGTGCTGGACGACCTGGACCGGCGCTTTCCCGGCCTGAAGTTCCGGGTCATCGACGAACAGGACCGCATCCGCCGGCATATGCGCATCTTCCGCAACGGCGACCGCGCCCAGGATATCGGCCTGGCCGTGAACGAGGCCGACGAGGTGCTGATCTTCGGCGCGTTGTCCGGAGGCTAGAAGGGCAGGATCTCGTCCGGTTCGGGCGTCACCGGAAAGCGGACGGCGGCGATCTCGTCCTGGCCGGCGATCAGGGCCTTGGCGAGGCGGTGACCGCCGTCCATCAGCCGGCCTTCGGCGCAAAGGATGACGGGATAGGCCGGATCGGCGTCGAGGATGCGCTTGGCGTGCCCGGCCACCTCGCGAACCGTCGGCCTATGGCGCTCGCCGAACCAGCAGTCGATCTCGAGCTCGGGAATGGCGGCCAGCTTGACGCGCTGCACCGGCAGGTCGGCGGCCAGGGCCCACAGGCGGTCGGTCCACCAGAGGCCGCGGCGGCCATCGGCAAGCGGACGAGTGTATTTGTCCCGGCTCACGGCGCCTCCAGCAATTTGCTGAGCTTCTTGGGCGCGATGGCGACGTAGCTCTGCCACAACCACGCCTTCAGCGTATCGAGCTCGGCGAGGATATCATCCTGCGGACCGAAGTCGGCGATGACCCAGTTGTGCTGCTTGTACCAGCCCTTTGCCTCGCGCACGAAGGGCAGGTCCGCGACCATCTCGGCGGAGATCGGCAGCTTGACGATGATGGTGAGGGCGTCGGCGGGCTGGGCCTTGTCGCCGAAGACGGCGAACCCCTTCTTCTGAACATAGAGGCCGCGTGTGAACCCCCAGCTCGGGCCGGTGTTCGCCTCGGGAAAGGTCAGGCCATAGGCCGTGAGCAGGGCCTCGGCGCGCTGATGGGGCGTCTCGGGCATTGGGGCCTCCTTCGGGAGGAAGCCGAGGGTGCGCGAGACCGCGCCGCCTAGCAAGACGGCGCGGCCCCCGCGGGGGTCAGAACTGCAGGTTACGCGCTTCCTTGACGTGCGGCAGGTCGCGGACCTTTGCGATCAGGTCTTCCGGCGCTTCCTGGTCCACGCCGATCAGGGCGATG
This window harbors:
- a CDS encoding Y-family DNA polymerase, whose product is MARILCAWSPNWAIANWRRRNAWRAEPRSPPVGGGGSIRSIETEGAAKQTTPIAVTSPGGEAPSVSRSADSSPRGGASGFALIETVKSVRRLAAVDKAGRKLGLFAGQKVTDAMALVPGLATAEAEPEADAEALTALADWSVRFSPAVAEDASDGLFLDISGVDHLWGGEAQLVSDYRARLAANGIFMRCAVADTPGAAWAFAHFGKGAEIIVPPGGQADLMAYLPPAALRLEPEAAAQMERLGLRMLFQILGMPRAPLARRFGQHTLMRIDQAMGRASEALTYRRPPHPWFARLAFFEPISALEDLQRVTRDVAAKLCARLEREGQGARRYRIAFHRVDGQALPLEVGLALAARDPVRIAKLFGPKLETIDPDFGIEVVTLEAEEVEPVAGRQVRLDASAEAAVEDGLAPLVDRLSNRLGEGRVWKSAPVQSHVPELSARPAAPLAPVPPRAWNPEAPRPMRLFRQPEPLENVMALTPDDPPRQFQWRKRVHRVLHAEGPERIGEEWWRGDIDETDVRHVRDYYRVEDQEGARFWVYREGLYEAGAPARWWMHGVFG
- a CDS encoding ImuA family protein codes for the protein MSGFRDGRLAALKAKISAIEAGGRVESESLPFGAAALDRCLSGGGLPLGQWHEFFGEGMETETGASAAAFAALVAAPLARRGEAVWILRRDDLFAPGLMGLGFPVERLIQVCARDEDEALAVAEDALATVGVAAVFAEVEAVDLTAGRRLQLACEAHGATGFVIRRRPFGGMGRKGTAGSAAATRWKITPAASEPGPGEFGLGPPRWRAELERCRGGRSGAWLMEASAAYVWEAKNGPHPLRLVAELGDRELAPPQRLAS
- a CDS encoding glycosyl hydrolase — translated: MSAAIQLLVGTRKGAWIYRSDEARQEWSVQGPIFLGHIVNHLVLDPRDGKTLLMAASTGHLGPTIFRSVDSGQTWTEAQQPPAFPRAAGDGPARAVDHSFWLEPGHASEPGVWWAGTSPPGLFRSADGGVTWESVAGFNDHPKYWDWCPADGGTPDGALLNQIQIDPRDKAHIYIATSTAGVFESLDEGANWRPLNQGVEANFLPDPYPEYGQDAHYIALAPTMPDRIWQQNHCGIYRLDRPAERWDRIGAAMPGEVGDIGFTIVPHPRDADTAWVFPMDGTEVWPRTSPGGRPAVYRTRDAGRSWERQDSGFPAEQGWFTVKRQAFCADAGAPVGLYLGATNGEVWMSDDEGAAWRPVARHLPEIYSVVAAPL
- a CDS encoding MoaD/ThiS family protein, producing the protein MVQVFIPSQLTSYTEGASRLAAEGASIAQVLDDLDRRFPGLKFRVIDEQDRIRRHMRIFRNGDRAQDIGLAVNEADEVLIFGALSGG